In one Effusibacillus pohliae DSM 22757 genomic region, the following are encoded:
- the tsf gene encoding translation elongation factor Ts, whose product MAITANDVKVLRERTGAGMMDCKKALADANGDMEKAIELLRERGLAAAAKKAGRIAAEGIVDSYIHMGGKIGVLVEVNCETDFVAKTDEFRTFVKDVAMHIAAAKPLYVSREEVPAEVVEKEKEILRAQTLNEGKPENIVDKIVEGRIDKFFKDVCLLEQPFVKNPDQTIQELLNEKIAKIGEKISIRRFVRYEMGEGLEKKQDNFVEEVMAQAKI is encoded by the coding sequence ATGGCGATTACAGCAAACGATGTGAAAGTGCTGCGCGAGAGAACCGGCGCCGGCATGATGGATTGCAAAAAAGCGCTGGCCGACGCGAACGGAGACATGGAAAAAGCGATTGAACTGCTGCGCGAACGCGGGCTCGCCGCTGCTGCGAAAAAAGCGGGCCGCATCGCGGCGGAAGGGATCGTCGATTCCTACATTCATATGGGCGGTAAAATCGGCGTGTTGGTGGAAGTGAACTGCGAGACCGACTTTGTCGCGAAAACGGACGAATTCCGCACGTTTGTAAAAGATGTGGCGATGCACATCGCGGCCGCCAAGCCGTTGTACGTGAGCCGGGAAGAAGTTCCGGCGGAAGTGGTGGAAAAGGAAAAGGAAATCCTGCGGGCGCAAACCCTGAATGAAGGAAAGCCGGAGAACATTGTGGACAAAATCGTGGAAGGCCGCATCGACAAGTTCTTCAAGGACGTCTGCCTGCTGGAGCAACCGTTCGTGAAGAATCCGGATCAAACGATCCAGGAACTCTTGAACGAGAAAATCGCGAAAATCGGGGAAAAAATTTCGATTCGCCGGTTTGTTCGCTATGAAATGGGCGAAGGCCTCGAGAAGAAGCAGGACAACTTCGTGGAAGAGGTCATGGCGCAAGCGAAAATCTAA
- a CDS encoding phosphatidate cytidylyltransferase, which translates to MLYERVLTGIVGGAVFLAAVVAGGAWFAGLIVILGLIGFAELLRMKGHRYFEIPALAGFVLTAAWLFCGTGWLQAWPGVLLWTVFGFLLLTVILKNRYTFGDVSFLFVGTLYVGLSFHYVLQVRDLPDGLLLFMFLLLCIWATDTGAYFIGRALKGPKIWPAISPNKTVSGTVAGLAAAALTGAVFFAVAGGGHPLAQWVVTALVISVSGQLGDFVESGIKRSFDVKDSGRILPGHGGVLDRFDSLLFAAPIAYHVLVWFRF; encoded by the coding sequence ATGTTGTACGAGCGAGTTCTGACCGGCATCGTCGGCGGGGCCGTTTTTTTGGCGGCCGTGGTTGCGGGAGGCGCGTGGTTTGCCGGACTCATCGTGATATTGGGGCTGATCGGATTTGCTGAACTGCTGCGGATGAAGGGACACCGCTATTTTGAGATTCCCGCTTTGGCCGGGTTTGTATTGACAGCGGCCTGGCTGTTCTGCGGGACAGGTTGGCTGCAGGCCTGGCCCGGTGTGCTGCTGTGGACAGTCTTTGGATTTTTGCTTTTGACGGTGATTCTGAAAAACCGCTATACATTCGGCGATGTGTCGTTTCTTTTTGTCGGCACGCTGTACGTCGGCCTGTCCTTTCACTATGTGTTGCAGGTCAGGGATTTGCCGGATGGGCTGCTGTTGTTCATGTTTCTACTGCTGTGCATTTGGGCGACTGACACCGGCGCCTATTTTATCGGCCGGGCGTTGAAAGGCCCGAAAATCTGGCCGGCCATTTCGCCGAACAAAACGGTGTCGGGCACGGTCGCGGGACTGGCGGCGGCCGCTTTGACGGGCGCCGTGTTCTTTGCGGTGGCGGGCGGCGGGCATCCGCTTGCGCAATGGGTGGTGACCGCGCTGGTGATTTCCGTGTCCGGACAGCTCGGGGATTTTGTCGAATCGGGCATCAAACGGTCGTTTGACGTGAAGGATTCAGGCCGGATTTTGCCGGGGCATGGCGGTGTTCTGGACCGCTTTGACAGCTTGCTATTTGCGGCGCCGATTGCGTATCATGTACTTGTATGGTTTCGGTTTTGA
- the rpsB gene encoding 30S ribosomal protein S2 yields MAIISMKQLLEAGVHFGHQTRRWNPKMARYIFTERNGIYIIDLQKTVKKVEEAYNFVRDLAAEGKTILFVGTKKQAQESVKEEAERSSMFYVNQRWLGGTLTNFGTIRKRIERLHELERMQEDGTFDVLPKKEVIKLKKEMERLEKFLGGIKGMKSLPGALFIIDPRKERIAVAEARKLGIPIVGIVDTNCDPDEIDYVIPGNDDAIRAVKLLTSKIADAVIEGTQGNDEQTA; encoded by the coding sequence ATGGCGATCATCTCCATGAAGCAGCTTCTGGAGGCGGGTGTCCACTTCGGCCATCAGACGCGCCGTTGGAACCCGAAAATGGCTCGCTACATCTTCACCGAACGGAACGGCATTTACATCATCGACCTGCAAAAGACGGTCAAAAAAGTGGAAGAAGCGTACAACTTCGTGCGCGATCTGGCAGCGGAAGGAAAAACGATCCTGTTCGTCGGCACCAAGAAACAGGCGCAAGAGTCTGTGAAAGAGGAAGCGGAACGCTCCAGCATGTTCTATGTGAACCAGCGCTGGCTGGGCGGCACGCTGACCAACTTCGGGACGATCCGCAAGCGGATTGAGCGTTTGCACGAACTGGAGCGCATGCAGGAAGACGGTACGTTTGATGTTCTGCCGAAAAAGGAAGTCATCAAACTGAAAAAGGAAATGGAACGGCTTGAGAAGTTCCTCGGCGGGATCAAAGGCATGAAGAGTCTGCCTGGCGCACTCTTCATCATCGATCCCCGGAAAGAACGTATCGCGGTGGCGGAAGCCCGCAAGCTTGGCATCCCGATCGTCGGCATTGTTGACACCAACTGTGATCCGGACGAAATCGACTATGTGATTCCGGGTAACGACGATGCGATTCGCGCCGTGAAACTGCTGACTTCCAAAATTGCCGATGCGGTGATCGAAGGTACGCAAGGCAACGACGAACAAACTGCTTAA
- a CDS encoding DUF342 domain-containing protein encodes MQPMEEKSWWNNQAKVYIEDGGLTGVLVMQSAPPDGLVLSLQGLCEYLQNAGIQYGIDSALCQEIVNTPGLYVNERLPVAKGKQPVQGQDARIEVYVEEDGERKPKVLEDGRVDFFDMGIVKLVKKGQVLAVRVPPTPAQDGVAVTGHPIPGKPGRDYRLPQGQNTVIEQDGCTLVAATDGHVVYRPKDNKIHVFDEYVVAKDVDFSVGNIEFTGSVRVLGNVQPGFKIIAEGDVEIHGYMDAALIEAGGNVTIRGGVQGRNKGVIRAGGNLRTPFIQYALVDIGGSCLVGESIMHSQINAGSKIVMEGRRAVIVGGIVRAGEAVVTRVLGSPMATPTEVEVGVHPHLRTELVSISESLKKVGADIDKTQKAITLLEQMATAGGKLPADKAALLKKLKITLEHYKVEEEELLFRRSEIELVLQDVKSAHVQVIEAVHPGVKVAISHYAHYVRDPLAKVCFVLRDAEVRAVPLS; translated from the coding sequence ATGCAGCCTATGGAAGAAAAAAGCTGGTGGAACAATCAAGCGAAGGTTTATATCGAAGACGGCGGCTTGACCGGGGTGCTTGTAATGCAATCGGCTCCTCCCGACGGACTGGTCCTGTCGCTGCAAGGATTGTGCGAGTATCTGCAAAATGCGGGCATTCAGTATGGTATCGACAGCGCACTTTGCCAGGAAATCGTCAACACCCCCGGCTTGTATGTGAACGAACGGCTGCCTGTCGCCAAAGGCAAGCAGCCTGTACAGGGGCAGGACGCCCGGATCGAGGTGTATGTGGAAGAGGACGGAGAACGGAAACCGAAAGTCCTGGAGGACGGACGGGTTGATTTTTTTGATATGGGGATCGTCAAGCTTGTGAAAAAAGGACAAGTGCTGGCGGTTCGCGTTCCGCCTACCCCGGCGCAGGACGGAGTGGCGGTCACCGGACACCCGATCCCGGGCAAGCCAGGGCGCGACTACCGGCTGCCGCAAGGACAAAATACGGTGATCGAACAGGACGGATGTACGCTGGTTGCGGCAACCGACGGACATGTGGTGTATCGCCCGAAAGATAACAAGATTCACGTGTTTGACGAATATGTGGTGGCGAAGGACGTCGATTTTTCCGTCGGTAATATTGAGTTTACCGGCTCGGTCCGCGTATTGGGCAATGTGCAGCCGGGTTTCAAGATCATTGCGGAAGGCGATGTGGAGATTCACGGATACATGGATGCGGCGCTGATTGAAGCGGGCGGCAATGTGACGATTCGCGGTGGCGTGCAAGGGCGCAACAAGGGCGTGATTCGGGCGGGCGGAAATTTGCGCACTCCATTTATCCAGTATGCGTTGGTCGATATCGGAGGCAGTTGCCTGGTCGGGGAAAGCATTATGCACAGCCAGATCAACGCCGGTTCGAAGATCGTGATGGAAGGCCGGCGAGCGGTGATCGTCGGGGGAATCGTCCGGGCGGGGGAAGCGGTCGTGACACGCGTGCTCGGCTCGCCGATGGCCACCCCGACCGAAGTCGAGGTTGGCGTGCATCCCCATTTGCGGACCGAATTGGTGTCGATCAGCGAATCATTGAAGAAAGTGGGCGCCGACATCGACAAAACGCAAAAAGCGATCACGCTGCTCGAGCAGATGGCTACGGCGGGAGGCAAGCTGCCGGCGGACAAAGCGGCGCTGCTGAAAAAATTGAAAATCACGCTCGAGCATTACAAAGTGGAAGAGGAGGAGCTGCTGTTCCGCCGCTCGGAGATCGAACTCGTTTTGCAGGATGTGAAGAGCGCGCACGTGCAGGTGATCGAAGCGGTGCATCCCGGCGTGAAAGTGGCGATCAGCCACTACGCGCATTATGTCCGCGACCCGCTTGCGAAGGTTTGTTTCGTATTGCGGGATGCGGAGGTGCGGGCGGTGCCGCTCTCGTGA
- a CDS encoding 1-deoxy-D-xylulose-5-phosphate reductoisomerase, with product MPKKLAILGSTGSIGTQTLDVVASHPDEFEVVALAAGANLTRLFEQIERFRPALVSVATPELAAKVKERFGKAVQVEAGQAGLQAVATCPEADIVLTAVVGTMGLRPTLEAIAAGKDIALANKETLVAAGHLVTDLAARRGCRILPVDSEHSAIFQCVHGEQTKEVRRILLTASGGAFRDKKREEMARATREDALAHPNWSMGAKITVDSATLMNKGLEVIEAHWLFGLPYERIEVLIHPQSIVHSLVEFQDRSVLAQLGTPDMRVPIQYALSYPRRLAADWPSLDLLAVGTLTFREPDWDRFPILGLAYQAGKTGGSMPAVLNAANEAAVDLFLQEKIGFLEIEKTLLGVIEQHDPVGNPSLDEILFYDRWAREMARRLALR from the coding sequence ATGCCAAAAAAACTGGCGATTTTGGGGTCTACAGGTTCGATCGGGACGCAAACGCTGGATGTGGTCGCATCGCATCCGGATGAATTTGAAGTGGTGGCGTTGGCGGCCGGTGCGAATTTGACTCGCTTGTTTGAACAAATCGAACGGTTTCGCCCCGCGCTCGTTTCCGTCGCGACGCCCGAACTGGCTGCCAAAGTGAAGGAGCGGTTCGGCAAGGCCGTGCAGGTGGAGGCGGGACAAGCCGGTCTGCAGGCGGTGGCCACTTGTCCGGAAGCGGACATCGTGCTGACAGCGGTGGTTGGTACGATGGGGCTGCGGCCGACGCTGGAGGCGATTGCGGCGGGCAAGGACATCGCCTTGGCCAACAAGGAGACGCTTGTTGCGGCCGGCCATCTGGTGACCGATCTGGCTGCAAGGCGCGGCTGCCGGATTTTGCCGGTGGACAGCGAACACTCGGCGATTTTTCAATGCGTACACGGAGAGCAGACGAAGGAAGTCAGGCGGATTCTGTTGACCGCTTCCGGCGGCGCGTTCCGCGACAAAAAGCGGGAAGAAATGGCGCGGGCGACGCGGGAAGATGCATTGGCCCATCCGAACTGGTCAATGGGGGCGAAAATCACGGTCGACTCGGCGACGTTAATGAACAAAGGGTTGGAAGTGATCGAAGCCCACTGGTTGTTCGGATTGCCATACGAGCGAATTGAGGTGCTGATCCATCCACAAAGCATCGTCCATTCCCTGGTCGAGTTCCAGGACCGGTCGGTCTTGGCGCAGCTCGGGACGCCGGATATGCGGGTGCCGATTCAATATGCGCTGTCTTATCCGCGGCGCCTGGCAGCCGATTGGCCGTCGCTCGATCTGCTGGCCGTCGGAACGCTCACGTTTCGGGAACCCGATTGGGACCGGTTTCCCATCTTGGGGCTGGCGTATCAGGCGGGGAAAACGGGAGGCAGCATGCCGGCCGTTTTGAACGCGGCGAACGAAGCGGCTGTTGACCTGTTCTTGCAGGAGAAAATCGGCTTTCTCGAGATCGAGAAAACGTTGCTCGGCGTGATTGAACAGCACGATCCGGTCGGCAATCCAAGTTTGGACGAGATTTTGTTTTACGACAGGTGGGCGCGCGAAATGGCGCGTCGGCTGGCTTTGCGATAA
- a CDS encoding proline--tRNA ligase — translation MRQSTYLVPTLREAPAEAEAVSHKLMLRAGFIRQLAAGIYTYLPLGWRVLRKVETIVREEMDRAGAQEILMPAMQPAELWQESGRYQVYGPELIRLKDRHDREFALGPTHEEVVTTLVRNEVRSYRKLPINLYQIQTKFRDERRPRFGLLRGREFLMKDAYSFDLDWEGLDRSYWAMYDAYNRIFTRCCLNFRAVEADAGAIGGEGGTHEFMVLADIGEDTIATCTNCDYAANLEKAEAAPGRQEYQEVTVSKYEKFHTPAIRTIEQLTESLGIEPQQLIKTLIYLADGQPVAVVVRGDHEVNEIKVKNYLGADHVELADAETTQKVTGAPVGFAGPVGLTIPILVDQEVAAMLFGISGANERDYHLKNVRPGRDFPLEKTGDFRNVVEGDRCPRCEGTLKFYRGIEVGHVFKLGTKYSEILGAKYLDANGQEQVMIMGCYGIGISRVLSAIVEQHHDENGMIWPLPVAPFHVHLIPVSVKDETQMKLAEELYGRLRSAGVEVLLDDRDERPGVKFKDADLIGIPIRLTVGKGAAEGRVEYKERKTGKQQELTVDDACTRIVELVKASV, via the coding sequence ATGCGGCAAAGTACATATTTGGTACCGACACTGAGGGAAGCGCCGGCGGAAGCGGAAGCGGTCAGCCACAAGCTGATGCTGCGGGCCGGATTTATCCGCCAGCTGGCGGCCGGGATCTATACATATTTGCCTTTGGGCTGGCGCGTATTGCGGAAAGTGGAGACGATCGTGCGGGAGGAGATGGACCGGGCGGGGGCACAGGAGATTTTGATGCCGGCGATGCAGCCCGCCGAACTGTGGCAGGAATCCGGCCGGTATCAGGTGTACGGCCCGGAACTGATTCGCTTGAAAGACCGGCATGATCGGGAATTTGCGCTCGGTCCGACGCACGAAGAAGTCGTGACGACATTGGTCCGCAACGAGGTGCGCTCGTACCGCAAGCTGCCGATCAACCTGTACCAGATTCAAACCAAGTTCCGCGATGAACGGCGGCCGCGGTTCGGGTTGCTGCGCGGGCGGGAATTTCTGATGAAGGACGCGTATTCGTTCGACCTCGATTGGGAAGGGCTGGATCGCTCGTACTGGGCGATGTATGACGCGTACAACCGGATTTTTACCCGGTGCTGTCTCAACTTCCGGGCGGTGGAAGCGGATGCCGGCGCGATCGGTGGCGAAGGCGGCACGCATGAATTCATGGTGCTGGCCGATATCGGGGAGGACACGATCGCAACCTGCACGAACTGCGACTATGCGGCGAACCTGGAAAAGGCGGAAGCGGCTCCCGGCCGGCAGGAGTACCAGGAAGTAACGGTCAGCAAATATGAAAAATTCCATACGCCCGCCATCCGGACGATCGAACAGTTGACCGAGTCGCTTGGGATTGAACCGCAGCAGCTGATCAAGACGCTGATCTACCTGGCGGACGGTCAGCCGGTTGCCGTGGTTGTGCGGGGGGATCACGAGGTCAACGAGATTAAGGTCAAAAATTATTTGGGCGCGGATCACGTCGAGCTGGCCGATGCGGAAACCACGCAAAAAGTGACGGGGGCGCCGGTCGGGTTTGCGGGTCCCGTCGGTTTGACGATTCCGATTTTGGTCGATCAGGAAGTGGCCGCCATGCTGTTCGGGATCAGCGGGGCGAACGAGCGGGATTACCATCTGAAAAATGTCCGCCCGGGCCGCGATTTCCCGCTCGAGAAAACAGGGGATTTCCGCAATGTGGTGGAAGGCGACCGCTGTCCGCGTTGTGAGGGCACGTTGAAATTTTACCGAGGGATCGAAGTCGGGCACGTGTTCAAACTGGGGACCAAATACAGCGAGATCCTGGGTGCCAAGTACCTGGATGCGAACGGGCAAGAACAGGTGATGATCATGGGCTGTTACGGCATCGGCATCTCCCGCGTGCTGTCGGCGATCGTCGAGCAGCATCACGATGAGAACGGCATGATCTGGCCACTGCCGGTGGCTCCTTTCCACGTGCATCTGATCCCTGTCTCGGTCAAGGATGAAACGCAGATGAAACTGGCGGAAGAACTGTATGGCCGCCTGCGGTCGGCGGGGGTCGAGGTGCTGCTGGACGACAGGGACGAACGGCCCGGCGTCAAGTTTAAGGATGCCGACCTGATCGGAATTCCGATTCGCCTGACGGTCGGCAAGGGCGCGGCGGAAGGGCGCGTCGAATACAAGGAACGGAAGACGGGTAAGCAGCAGGAATTGACGGTTGACGATGCTTGCACTCGCATCGTCGAACTGGTGAAGGCAAGCGTCTAG
- a CDS encoding glycosyltransferase family 2 protein yields MNTLMIPAYNEAANIAGVLQVVADMPDFHDIIVVDDGSTDSTAEVAASFGVRVIRLAQNQGKGGAIAAGLKASDSPFLTLLDADLVGLQPKHVRLLAQPVLNGEAAMSMGIFTSGRLPTDWAQKIAPSITGQRVLRRELLESMPDLENTRFGVDLALTKHAKRLNVPVVEVLLQDLTQKMKEEKLGLARGAAARLKMYWEILRVIGK; encoded by the coding sequence GTGAACACGTTGATGATTCCGGCTTACAATGAAGCTGCCAACATTGCCGGCGTCTTGCAAGTGGTTGCGGACATGCCCGATTTTCACGACATCATCGTGGTGGATGACGGTTCAACCGACTCGACGGCGGAGGTGGCGGCGTCGTTCGGTGTGCGCGTCATCCGCCTCGCGCAAAACCAGGGGAAGGGAGGGGCAATCGCTGCCGGTCTCAAGGCAAGCGACAGCCCTTTTCTTACCTTGTTGGACGCCGACCTGGTCGGCTTGCAGCCAAAGCATGTCCGGTTGCTTGCACAGCCTGTTTTGAACGGGGAAGCCGCCATGTCGATGGGCATCTTCACTTCCGGCCGGCTGCCCACCGACTGGGCGCAAAAAATCGCCCCTTCCATAACAGGACAACGGGTGTTGCGGCGCGAATTACTAGAGAGCATGCCTGATTTGGAAAACACGCGCTTTGGTGTCGATCTGGCGCTGACCAAGCATGCGAAGCGGCTCAATGTCCCGGTTGTGGAAGTCTTGCTGCAGGATCTGACGCAAAAGATGAAGGAAGAGAAACTGGGGCTCGCCCGCGGAGCGGCAGCCCGCCTGAAAATGTACTGGGAGATCTTGCGAGTGATCGGAAAGTAG
- the pyrH gene encoding UMP kinase has protein sequence MLQPKYKRVVLKLSGEALAGPAGYGIDAGVINSIASQIKEVVELGSEVAIVVGGGNIWRGVAGSAQGIDRATADYMGMLATVINSLALQDALEKHGVQTRVQTSIEMRQVAEPYIRRRAIRHLEKKRVVIFAAGTGNPFFSTDTTAALRAAEIEAEVILMAKNKVDGVYDSDPRTNPNAVKYRELDYLEVLNKGLGVMDSTATSLCMDNNMQIIVFNISEEGNIKRVVLGEDIGTVVRGGQK, from the coding sequence ATGCTGCAACCCAAATACAAACGGGTCGTGCTGAAATTGAGCGGCGAAGCGCTAGCGGGTCCGGCCGGTTACGGCATCGACGCGGGGGTTATCAATTCGATCGCTTCCCAGATCAAGGAAGTTGTGGAACTGGGATCGGAAGTGGCGATCGTCGTCGGCGGCGGCAACATCTGGCGCGGAGTGGCCGGCAGCGCGCAGGGCATTGATCGGGCAACCGCCGACTATATGGGGATGCTGGCGACCGTCATCAATTCGCTGGCGCTGCAGGACGCCCTCGAAAAACACGGTGTGCAAACCCGTGTGCAAACCTCGATTGAAATGCGCCAGGTAGCCGAGCCGTACATCCGCCGCCGGGCCATCCGCCATTTGGAAAAGAAGCGCGTCGTCATCTTTGCGGCGGGGACGGGCAACCCGTTTTTTTCGACCGATACGACCGCCGCTTTGCGGGCGGCCGAAATCGAGGCGGAAGTCATCCTGATGGCAAAAAACAAGGTGGACGGGGTGTACGATTCCGATCCGCGCACCAATCCGAACGCCGTCAAGTACCGGGAACTGGACTACCTCGAGGTGCTCAACAAAGGGTTGGGCGTGATGGATTCCACCGCCACGTCACTGTGCATGGACAACAACATGCAGATCATCGTCTTCAATATCTCGGAAGAAGGCAATATCAAGCGGGTCGTTTTGGGTGAAGATATCGGAACTGTTGTACGGGGGGGACAAAAATGA
- a CDS encoding isoprenyl transferase has translation MNLKNFFVRKETGNLAELMEEGVPYHVAVIMDGNGRWAKKRGLPRIAGHRAGMESVKSITRAADEIGIRILTLYAFSTENWKRPVQEVDFLMRLPQEFLLMELDTLIKKNVRLQILGDVSALPSHTRESVLEAVDKTASNTGMLLNIALNYGSRAELLAAIKQIAADVRSGSLTIDQINEEAVNSRLLTRGIPDPDLLIRTSGELRLSNFLLWQCAYTELWFTDVLWPDFTKEHFYEAIRAYQKRGRRFGGLK, from the coding sequence ATGAACCTGAAAAATTTTTTTGTGCGCAAGGAAACGGGGAATCTCGCGGAATTGATGGAAGAAGGGGTCCCTTATCACGTGGCGGTGATCATGGATGGCAACGGGCGCTGGGCGAAAAAGCGCGGCCTGCCGCGCATCGCGGGCCATCGGGCCGGCATGGAAAGCGTCAAGAGCATCACCCGGGCGGCTGACGAGATCGGCATCCGGATTCTCACCCTGTACGCGTTTTCCACCGAAAATTGGAAACGGCCGGTGCAGGAAGTCGATTTTTTGATGCGGCTACCACAAGAGTTTCTGTTGATGGAATTGGACACGCTGATCAAAAAGAATGTGCGCCTGCAGATCCTGGGCGATGTCAGTGCGCTTCCTTCGCACACGCGGGAGTCCGTGCTGGAAGCGGTGGACAAGACGGCCAGCAATACGGGGATGCTGCTGAATATAGCGCTCAATTACGGAAGCCGGGCGGAACTGCTGGCAGCGATCAAACAAATCGCGGCCGACGTCCGTTCAGGCAGCCTGACGATCGATCAGATCAACGAGGAAGCGGTCAATTCCCGCTTGCTGACCAGAGGGATCCCTGATCCCGACTTGCTGATTCGCACCAGCGGCGAGCTGCGGTTGAGCAATTTTTTGCTGTGGCAGTGCGCGTATACCGAGCTGTGGTTCACCGATGTGCTGTGGCCCGATTTTACGAAAGAACATTTTTACGAAGCGATTCGTGCATATCAAAAACGGGGTCGGCGCTTTGGAGGACTCAAATAG
- the frr gene encoding ribosome recycling factor produces the protein MMQDLMKNMEERMDKALANLKKEFVTIRAGRANPAILDKVQVEYYGSTMPINQLASVHAPEPRLLVITPWDKGALGEIERAILKSELGLTPSNDGSVIRIAIPPLTEQRRQELAKVARKMAEEARVAVRNIRRDINEDIKKLEKSGDISEDESRRAQEKVQATTDRYIGEIDKLLAAKEEEIMEV, from the coding sequence ATGATGCAAGATCTGATGAAAAACATGGAGGAGCGCATGGACAAAGCGCTTGCCAACCTGAAAAAGGAATTTGTGACAATTCGCGCCGGCCGCGCCAATCCGGCCATTCTTGACAAGGTGCAGGTCGAATATTACGGTTCGACGATGCCGATCAACCAGTTGGCGAGCGTTCACGCGCCGGAACCGCGACTGTTGGTGATTACGCCTTGGGACAAAGGTGCGTTAGGGGAGATCGAACGGGCGATTCTCAAATCCGAACTGGGCCTGACACCGTCCAATGACGGATCGGTCATTCGCATCGCGATTCCGCCCCTGACTGAACAAAGACGCCAGGAACTGGCGAAAGTTGCCCGCAAGATGGCGGAGGAAGCGCGTGTGGCCGTCCGCAACATTCGCCGGGACATCAACGAGGACATCAAAAAACTGGAAAAATCGGGCGACATCTCGGAGGACGAAAGCCGTCGCGCGCAGGAGAAAGTGCAGGCCACAACCGATCGCTATATTGGGGAAATCGACAAGCTGCTGGCCGCCAAGGAAGAAGAAATCATGGAAGTGTAA
- a CDS encoding MltG/YceG/YrrL family protein, which produces MIQNRNFLFGLGTGLIATSIVYGVSDLVRSQPAVIPQPSPATTSAKSVDNHAAGRENSNANNQPSSANQQTAVPQPQAPAAAPSSAKVKVEIKKGMTAAEIADLLVKSGVIADANAFLNTAQEKVKQIRVGVYELPVNGDYQQILAIITKDA; this is translated from the coding sequence ATGATTCAAAATCGCAACTTTTTGTTCGGCCTTGGCACAGGACTGATCGCCACGTCGATTGTATATGGGGTTTCCGACCTGGTCCGCTCGCAGCCGGCGGTGATCCCGCAGCCTTCTCCCGCAACAACGTCTGCGAAGTCTGTTGACAATCATGCTGCCGGCCGCGAAAATTCGAATGCAAACAACCAACCCTCGTCGGCAAACCAACAAACGGCCGTCCCGCAGCCACAAGCTCCGGCTGCCGCTCCATCTTCTGCCAAGGTCAAGGTGGAAATCAAAAAAGGAATGACGGCGGCGGAAATCGCCGATCTGCTTGTGAAGTCAGGTGTCATAGCTGACGCGAATGCATTTCTCAACACCGCGCAGGAAAAAGTGAAGCAGATCCGGGTTGGCGTCTACGAGTTGCCGGTCAACGGGGATTACCAACAGATTTTGGCGATCATCACCAAGGACGCTTAG